The following coding sequences are from one Granulicella arctica window:
- a CDS encoding DUF4097 family beta strand repeat-containing protein, which yields MKAITLLAALTLTTATAFATDRTFDRTLSVSSTPNVSVSTGSGNIHLHPGSDSQIHIIGRIHANNNGWFSTSSDVEGRINQIVGNPPIQQNGAEVVIGEHHGDNGLYRNISVDYDVTLPRASNIVANSGSGDVHIEDVGSSLKANTGSGNIDAHGIHGIANLETGSGNIDFDETATGDVRAQTGSGNIHLNGIAGGLRAGTGSGDITIAGNPTTDWKLETGSGNIRLNLGSSARYHLDASTGSGDVHVEQPITMQGSLTKHHINGTVNGGGPTLRAETGSGDIEIR from the coding sequence ATGAAAGCTATCACCCTCCTCGCCGCACTCACCCTCACCACCGCCACAGCCTTCGCCACCGACCGCACCTTCGATCGCACCCTCAGCGTCTCCTCCACTCCCAACGTCTCCGTCAGCACCGGCTCCGGAAACATCCATCTCCATCCCGGCTCCGACTCCCAGATCCACATCATCGGCCGCATCCACGCCAACAACAACGGCTGGTTCAGCACCTCCAGCGACGTCGAAGGCCGCATAAACCAGATCGTCGGCAACCCGCCCATCCAGCAGAACGGCGCCGAAGTCGTCATCGGCGAGCACCACGGCGACAACGGCCTCTACCGCAACATCTCCGTCGACTACGACGTCACCCTCCCCCGAGCCTCCAACATCGTCGCCAACTCCGGCTCAGGCGACGTCCATATCGAGGACGTAGGCTCCAGCCTCAAGGCCAACACCGGCTCAGGAAACATCGACGCCCACGGCATCCACGGCATCGCCAACCTCGAAACCGGCTCCGGAAACATCGACTTCGACGAGACCGCCACCGGCGACGTCCGCGCCCAGACCGGCTCCGGAAACATCCACCTCAACGGCATCGCCGGCGGCCTCCGCGCCGGAACCGGCTCAGGCGACATCACCATCGCCGGCAACCCCACCACCGACTGGAAGCTCGAAACCGGCTCCGGAAACATCCGCCTCAACCTCGGCTCCAGCGCCCGCTACCACCTCGACGCCAGCACCGGCTCCGGCGACGTCCACGTCGAACAGCCCATCACCATGCAGGGCTCACTCACCAAACACCACATCAAC
- a CDS encoding efflux RND transporter periplasmic adaptor subunit: MTTQRKGKRNLWLWIGLPILVLAVIGGVVYASTTGGSKIDPSQLAKADTGDIARSVVATGKVQPITKVEVKSKASGIVTNLNVDINDVVHRGQQIAQLDQVEIVAQVDAQKATLAAAESNAKAAQAAIDFDKVAAEAPDLPMYKHTYERALGMSKDGVVSKQALDDAQQKYLFAANTRDKALAQITVDTSKLRQAESQVTQSQALLKQLEEQYSYTIIQSPMDGVILSRDVEKGDAVSSILVLGSTATLVMTIGDIHQVYVQGKVDESDIGKVYLGQPARIKVESFKDKTFYGKVTRIAPLGVEKDNVTTFEVRVSIDNPGGELKANMTANAEVILEEHKNVLTVPEQAVLYDKDRNASVEIPDPKEKTGRRKIPIKAGISNGTKTEILAGLKPGDSVILQQ; encoded by the coding sequence GTGACCACGCAGCGCAAAGGCAAACGCAATCTCTGGCTCTGGATCGGCCTCCCCATCCTCGTGCTCGCCGTCATCGGCGGAGTCGTCTACGCCTCCACCACCGGCGGCTCCAAAATCGACCCCTCCCAGCTCGCCAAAGCCGACACCGGCGACATCGCCCGCTCCGTCGTCGCCACCGGCAAAGTCCAGCCCATCACCAAGGTCGAGGTCAAGTCCAAGGCCTCCGGCATCGTCACCAACCTCAACGTCGACATCAACGACGTCGTCCACCGCGGCCAGCAGATCGCCCAGCTCGATCAGGTCGAGATCGTCGCCCAGGTCGACGCCCAGAAGGCCACCCTCGCCGCCGCCGAATCCAACGCCAAAGCAGCCCAGGCCGCCATCGACTTCGACAAAGTAGCCGCCGAAGCCCCCGACCTCCCCATGTACAAGCACACCTACGAGCGCGCCCTCGGCATGTCCAAGGATGGCGTCGTCTCCAAACAAGCCCTCGACGACGCCCAGCAGAAGTACCTCTTCGCCGCCAACACCCGCGACAAGGCCCTCGCCCAGATCACCGTCGACACCTCCAAGCTCCGCCAAGCCGAGTCCCAGGTCACCCAGTCCCAGGCCCTCCTCAAGCAGCTCGAAGAGCAGTACTCCTACACCATCATCCAGTCCCCCATGGACGGCGTCATCCTCTCCCGCGACGTCGAAAAGGGCGACGCAGTCAGCTCCATCCTCGTTCTCGGCAGCACCGCCACCCTCGTCATGACCATCGGCGACATCCACCAGGTCTACGTCCAGGGCAAGGTAGACGAGTCCGACATCGGCAAGGTCTACCTCGGCCAGCCCGCCCGCATCAAGGTCGAATCCTTCAAGGACAAGACCTTCTACGGCAAGGTCACCCGCATCGCCCCCCTCGGCGTCGAAAAAGACAACGTCACCACCTTCGAGGTCCGCGTCTCCATCGACAACCCCGGCGGCGAGCTCAAAGCCAACATGACCGCCAACGCCGAGGTCATCCTCGAGGAGCACAAAAACGTCCTCACCGTCCCCGAACAGGCCGTCCTCTACGACAAGGACCGCAACGCCTCCGTCGAAATCCCCGACCCTAAAGAGAAGACCGGCCGCCGCAAAATCCCCATCAAGGCCGGCATCTCAAACGGCACCAAAACTGAAATCCTCGCCGGCCTCAAGCCCGGAGACTCCGTCATTCTCCAGCAGTAA
- a CDS encoding FAD-dependent monooxygenase, which produces MVIGADGLHSNTRRLAFGPEEPFRLDLGFTFNFFSMPNDLGLSHSAIIYSEPGRTAVAMAVRESPQLFVMLAFATDKPSSGTRLSMEEQIERTAHLFSKGGWEVPRLVEAMRHADDLYFDTVSQIRMPHWSKGRVALVGDSAFAPSFLSGQGTSIAIVAAYVLAGELASHEDPADAFAAYERMVRPFVEANQDLPFREGGTSIILRTQEEVDARNRIFTSLAHGNIPREQDDSIRKVHNSLRLPDYER; this is translated from the coding sequence ATAGTCATCGGAGCGGACGGCCTGCACTCCAACACCCGGAGGTTGGCGTTTGGTCCGGAAGAGCCCTTCCGTCTCGATCTCGGCTTTACCTTCAATTTCTTCTCCATGCCCAACGATTTGGGGCTGTCGCACAGCGCGATCATCTACTCCGAACCCGGGCGAACGGCCGTAGCAATGGCCGTGCGCGAAAGTCCGCAGTTGTTTGTCATGCTTGCCTTCGCGACGGACAAGCCAAGCTCTGGCACACGCCTCAGCATGGAAGAGCAGATCGAGCGCACCGCCCATCTGTTCTCGAAGGGCGGTTGGGAGGTACCACGCCTGGTAGAAGCGATGCGACACGCCGATGATTTGTACTTCGACACCGTAAGTCAGATCCGTATGCCACACTGGTCGAAGGGCCGCGTGGCGCTGGTCGGCGACTCCGCCTTCGCACCGTCCTTCCTGTCAGGCCAGGGTACGAGTATCGCTATCGTGGCAGCCTATGTGCTGGCTGGCGAGCTTGCTTCGCACGAAGATCCGGCAGACGCGTTCGCAGCATATGAGCGCATGGTCCGTCCCTTCGTGGAGGCCAACCAGGATCTGCCATTCAGGGAAGGTGGAACCTCCATCATCCTGCGGACGCAAGAGGAAGTGGACGCCCGCAATCGCATATTTACCTCGCTCGCGCATGGCAATATTCCAAGGGAACAGGACGATTCCATTCGGAAGGTACATAACTCGCTGCGCCTTCCCGATTACGAACGATAG
- the lexA gene encoding transcriptional repressor LexA, with protein MAITRRQKEVMDFLSSFTQKNGYSPSYEEIASGLGLSSLATVHKHVTNLQNKGLLQRAHNRSRSIDVLPSRSSKKGFDRLPLLGRIAAGRPVEAIETAETISLGDIIGNREVFALEVRGDSMRDEHIVNGDYVLVERTHTAREGEIIVALIDGADATLKRFFREGTMIRLQPSNKEMAPIYAPAASVDIQGKVLGVLRKYA; from the coding sequence ATGGCTATCACTCGGCGGCAAAAAGAGGTTATGGACTTCCTCTCCAGCTTCACGCAGAAGAACGGCTACTCTCCCTCTTACGAAGAGATCGCCAGCGGACTCGGCCTCAGCTCCCTCGCGACCGTCCACAAGCACGTCACCAATCTGCAAAATAAGGGCCTCCTCCAGCGTGCCCACAACCGCAGCCGCTCCATCGACGTCCTCCCCTCGCGCTCCAGCAAGAAGGGCTTCGACCGCCTGCCGCTGCTCGGTCGCATCGCCGCCGGCCGCCCCGTCGAAGCCATCGAGACCGCCGAGACCATCTCACTCGGCGACATCATCGGCAACCGCGAGGTCTTCGCCCTCGAGGTCCGCGGCGACTCCATGCGCGACGAGCACATCGTCAACGGCGACTACGTCCTCGTCGAGCGCACCCACACCGCCCGCGAAGGCGAGATCATCGTCGCCCTCATCGACGGAGCCGACGCCACCCTCAAGCGCTTCTTCCGCGAAGGCACCATGATCCGCCTCCAACCCTCCAACAAGGAGATGGCTCCCATCTACGCCCCCGCCGCCAGCGTCGACATCCAGGGCAAAGTCCTCGGCGTCCTCCGCAAATACGCCTGA
- a CDS encoding response regulator transcription factor → MKVLIVEDDAALGLFLQRGLKLDGHEVDWVGDGEAALAQLSNRSFDLVVLDLGLPRKDGVEVLTELRGRCQRTAVLVLSGRSDVEEKVKCLNLGADDCLLKPFSFHELRARCGALLRRREQFADPVLRHEGVELNRMSRRVTCEGRRVELTGKEFSLLEYLLERRGQCCSRSELLREVWEMAPDAGTNVVDVYINYLRKKLSGPDGLEDAAGDPVIETVRGAGYMIGGVGGKKPVRSDVLFGQMPLRMGGQMAGA, encoded by the coding sequence ATGAAGGTTTTGATTGTTGAAGATGATGCTGCCTTGGGCTTGTTTTTACAACGCGGACTGAAGCTGGACGGACACGAGGTGGACTGGGTGGGGGATGGAGAGGCGGCGCTGGCGCAGCTTTCGAACCGATCCTTTGACCTGGTGGTTCTGGATCTGGGGTTGCCACGGAAGGATGGCGTGGAGGTGCTGACGGAGCTGCGTGGCCGGTGTCAGCGGACGGCGGTGCTGGTGCTGTCGGGGCGGAGCGACGTGGAGGAGAAGGTGAAGTGTCTGAACCTCGGCGCGGACGACTGCTTGTTGAAGCCGTTCAGCTTCCATGAGCTACGGGCTCGGTGTGGGGCGCTGCTGCGGCGGCGGGAGCAGTTTGCCGATCCGGTGCTGCGGCACGAGGGGGTAGAGCTGAACCGGATGAGCCGGAGGGTGACGTGCGAGGGCAGGCGGGTGGAGCTGACAGGGAAGGAGTTTTCGCTGCTGGAGTATCTGCTTGAGCGGCGAGGGCAGTGCTGCTCTCGGAGCGAGCTGCTGCGGGAGGTGTGGGAGATGGCTCCGGATGCGGGGACGAACGTCGTGGATGTGTATATCAACTATTTGCGGAAGAAGCTGTCTGGACCGGATGGGCTCGAAGATGCTGCGGGCGATCCGGTGATCGAGACGGTGCGGGGCGCGGGATACATGATCGGCGGGGTTGGCGGGAAGAAGCCGGTTCGGTCGGATGTGCTGTTTGGACAGATGCCGTTGCGGATGGGCGGGCAGATGGCGGGTGCCTGA
- a CDS encoding sigma-54 dependent transcriptional regulator — MIAGQGVMGRTGARPELMVGREGLAARTVVVASVDAGLRERLRRSLTGLRWQVREASGGAEAMAHLEMARPEALLLDSWLPDLEVGEFAGQIRLLYPGVDLIRADGGAESGGVRSPRRNELLHALREAQDGGISDAVQERVMIGGVERVLVEEPVRRVVASASDDGVLIPEMVGRSEPMRELARLIRLVAPRSATVLIEGETGTGKEVVAKALHRLGGRAGKSFTVLNCAAIPETLLEAELFGHTRGAFTGAVQSRTGRIEAAHGGTLFLDEIGEMPLALQAKMLRFLECGELQRVGDNETVRVDVRVIAATHQPLEQRAEERLFRLDLYHRLAVFPVEVPALRERMEDLPLLVAYFLEEMGKDAPRKGVSDAALAKLGEYGWPGNVRELMHVLERGAILAGDRPEIGVAEIRLRARVRA; from the coding sequence ATGATTGCAGGACAGGGTGTGATGGGACGGACGGGTGCCAGGCCGGAGTTGATGGTCGGGCGTGAGGGGTTGGCGGCGCGAACGGTGGTGGTGGCGAGTGTGGATGCGGGGCTGCGGGAGCGGCTGCGGAGGTCGCTGACAGGGTTACGCTGGCAGGTGCGGGAGGCGAGTGGAGGTGCGGAGGCGATGGCGCATCTGGAGATGGCGCGGCCGGAGGCTCTGTTGCTGGATAGCTGGCTGCCGGATCTGGAGGTGGGTGAGTTTGCGGGGCAGATTCGGCTACTGTATCCGGGGGTTGATCTGATTCGGGCGGATGGTGGAGCGGAGAGTGGCGGGGTGCGGAGTCCGCGTCGGAATGAGCTGCTGCATGCGTTGCGGGAGGCGCAGGATGGTGGGATCTCCGATGCTGTGCAGGAGAGAGTTATGATTGGCGGGGTGGAGCGGGTACTGGTGGAGGAGCCGGTGCGGCGTGTGGTGGCTTCGGCTTCGGATGACGGGGTGCTGATTCCGGAGATGGTGGGGCGGAGTGAGCCGATGCGGGAGCTGGCGCGGCTGATTCGGCTGGTGGCGCCGCGGTCGGCTACGGTGCTGATTGAGGGAGAGACGGGGACGGGAAAAGAGGTTGTGGCGAAGGCGCTGCATCGGCTGGGCGGTAGGGCGGGGAAGAGCTTTACGGTGCTGAACTGCGCGGCAATTCCGGAGACGCTGCTGGAGGCGGAGCTGTTTGGACATACGCGTGGGGCGTTTACGGGGGCGGTGCAGTCGCGGACGGGAAGGATTGAAGCGGCGCATGGAGGGACGCTGTTTCTGGATGAGATTGGCGAGATGCCGCTGGCGTTGCAGGCGAAGATGCTGCGGTTTCTGGAGTGCGGCGAGCTACAGCGGGTGGGCGACAACGAGACGGTGCGGGTGGATGTAAGGGTGATTGCGGCGACGCATCAGCCGTTGGAGCAGAGGGCGGAGGAGCGGCTGTTTCGGCTGGATCTGTATCACCGGCTGGCGGTGTTTCCGGTGGAGGTTCCGGCGCTGCGGGAGCGGATGGAAGATCTGCCTTTGCTGGTCGCCTACTTTTTAGAGGAGATGGGGAAGGATGCGCCGCGGAAGGGGGTCTCGGATGCGGCGCTGGCGAAGTTGGGAGAGTATGGCTGGCCGGGGAATGTGCGTGAGCTGATGCATGTGCTGGAGCGAGGGGCGATTCTGGCGGGGGACCGACCGGAGATTGGCGTGGCGGAGATTCGGTTGCGTGCGCGGGTGCGGGCGTAG
- a CDS encoding VOC family protein, giving the protein MVRGITFVGIPVSDQDVALKFYTESMGFKVATDRPFTDTQRWIELLIPGAETGLALYTPEGHESRIGQFQSIAFWCDDVFATSAILKAKGVSFAQEPKKEPWGSTAIVKDPDGNQFALSSNGKQR; this is encoded by the coding sequence ATGGTCAGAGGCATCACTTTTGTAGGTATTCCAGTCAGCGATCAGGATGTTGCACTCAAGTTCTACACAGAAAGTATGGGGTTCAAAGTAGCAACGGATCGACCATTCACCGACACCCAACGATGGATCGAGTTGCTGATCCCAGGCGCTGAAACAGGACTGGCGCTCTACACGCCAGAGGGACACGAAAGCCGCATCGGTCAGTTCCAATCGATAGCCTTCTGGTGCGACGACGTATTTGCGACTTCCGCGATCCTGAAAGCGAAGGGCGTCTCGTTCGCTCAGGAGCCGAAGAAGGAGCCGTGGGGATCGACAGCTATCGTGAAAGACCCGGACGGAAACCAATTCGCTCTATCAAGCAATGGCAAGCAAAGATGA